The Fibrobacter sp. UWH6 genomic interval ACCAACGAGGCAGGGGTTGTTTTTCGTCTTTCGGCTAAGGATCAAGATTACACGACGGATTTCCTCTTCACGGCCAATCACCGGCGAAAGCCTGCCATCGGCAGCCATTTCAACCAGCTCACGACCATACAACTTCAGCGGGGACTGTTCCTCGGCATTGGCTGCCCCGGCAAAGGGATCGGAGAGCCAAGTCTCCACCACTTCCACGGAACCCAAGGCGTCTTCAAAAACCTTGGCAATGCCGCGGTCCCCCGCAAACTTCATCAAGGCCACCAGCATATCGCCAGGAGTCACCATACGGTTCACCTGACGGGCCGACTGCACGGCAGCACGCAAAACACGGTTCAGATCGCTATCCGGGCCCACATCCGGGTTTGCCCCTTCCACACGGGGCACCTTCTGCACGAAAGGCTCCAGACGACCGCGCAGGTCCTGAGTCTTCGCGTTCTTGGACTTATACAGCTTTTTCAGGGTCGCATCAGGGCCTTCTACCAGACCCACGGCCAAATGGGCACATCCCAGGTAAGAATGGGAATTACGGTCCATCAAACTCTGGGCCTTGGCCAAAACCTTTTCTGCATCATTATTAAAATCAGACATATTTGCCTCCGCCACAAGGGCGCTTTTCTTTATTAACGCCCCACTTAATGCAATTGTCGTGCCAAGACCGTCTTTTTATGGATTTACCGCAAAAAAACACCGCAAACGGTAAAAAAAGGCTTTTTTTTCATAAAAAAAGCCCCTATTTCGTTTAAAAAAGAACATTTTTCATCTCAAAAAGAACCGCCAGAACGTCCAAATTTGCGACATACACCCTCCAACACCCTCCCAAAAGGAGCGCTCCCATTGTAAAGTGTTGTAAAACCCAACAACGGCAAATCACCTTGGACTATTCCCACTTGGACCAAACAAATCTATCTTAAGGATACAAAACCAAACATCCCATACACCAACAACGGCGCTCCTTTGGGGGGGCGCCGCTTGTTTTTTTGGGGTCTAAAAAAAATTTGAGTTTATTGGTCTGCGCCCCCCCCTTTTTGTATATTACCGCCCGTAATTTTTTACAACAAGGAGAACAAACATGCTCAAAAAAATCGCACTCACCGGAATTTTCGCAGCCTCGGCAACCTTCGCCTCCTGGGATCTGTTCCCGGTGCTCCCCAAAAATCAAGGCGAAGCTCATACAGGTCTCGCTTACAACGAAACAAATTACGCCAGCTGCCTCACCATGTTCGCTGGCGCACGATTTTCCGTCATTCAAAACTTGGAATTAGGGGTAATGGTTCCGTTCCGCTTCTACACAGAACTGCATGGAACCGAAATGGACGATGTCAATGGTTTAGGAAACATCGAAGCTTCGATTCGATACCAGTTCATCCCTAAAATGAACGCTTTCTTCGACGTAGCTATCCCCGTTGGCGATGATTCTTACAACGTTGAAGACGAATGGACGCTGAAAGGAGGCTTTCAATTCTCCTCAATCTTAACCCCCACGGTCAACTTCGGGTCGGAACTTGGCGTCCAGTATGAAACAGAAGGTGAGAAGAACTATTCGGAATTAGCCGCTAACATTTCAGCAGAACTGGATTTTACCGTTGTACCCCACTACACGCCCTATATCCGTTCTACAGTTTCCTTTATCATCGGAATCTATGACGATAGCGGTTTTGATTCCTTTCTTGGCAAAAACACCCCAGTCGGAACCTGGATTACCGTGGGTTCCAAGTTTGACATCACCGAATGGCTGAACCTAGACGCCTCCTACGGAGTTGGCATCGGCGACCACCTTTATGGTCCCAACCGTCCTAAAACTTATGGCCTAGGCTTAAACTTCCGTTTCTAAGTCACAAGGTTTAAAGCAAAGGCGCTCCTTTCGGGGCGCCTCTTTTATTTTCTAACAGAAGATAAAATCACCTTCCGCCAACCAGGATCTGGTCCACCTTGATGGACGGTTGACCGACGGTTACGGGGATATGGCCGGAACTTGCGCCGCAGACACCGGCAGCCAATTCCAAGTCAGAACCCACCATGCTGATCTTAGGCATAATTTCGTGCCCCTTGCCAATAAGGGCCGCGCCACGGACCGGTTCGCAAATCTTGCCATCGCGAATGATGTAGCCTTCGTCAACAGCGAAGTTGAATTCACCGGTGGCCGGGTTTACGGAACCGCCAGCCATACGGGCGGCATACAGACCATAATCCACACTAGAAATCATATCGTCCAGGGAATCCTTGCCCGGAGCAATAAAGGTATTGCGCATACGGCTAACGGGAGCGTACTTGTAGCTTTCGCGGCGAGCACTTCCGGTAAGTCCGATGCCCACTTCCTTAGCACCCACACGGTCAGACATGTAGGTTTTGAGAATACCGTTTTCGATGAGGGTGGTGCGCTGTGCGGGAGTGCCTTCGTCGTCAATTTTCAGGCTACCCCAGACACCATCCAAGGTGCCGTCGTCAATGGCGGTAAGGCAGGGCTGACCAATAGCCGTTCCCAACTTTCCGCAGAAGGGGCTGGCGTTGCGTCGTACCGATTCCGTTTCCAGCGGATGGCCGCAAGCTTCGTGGAAGATTACACCGCCAAAGCCGTTGCCCATGACTACAGGCATCTGGCCGCCGGGAATGTAGCCGG includes:
- a CDS encoding transporter — its product is MLKKIALTGIFAASATFASWDLFPVLPKNQGEAHTGLAYNETNYASCLTMFAGARFSVIQNLELGVMVPFRFYTELHGTEMDDVNGLGNIEASIRYQFIPKMNAFFDVAIPVGDDSYNVEDEWTLKGGFQFSSILTPTVNFGSELGVQYETEGEKNYSELAANISAELDFTVVPHYTPYIRSTVSFIIGIYDDSGFDSFLGKNTPVGTWITVGSKFDITEWLNLDASYGVGIGDHLYGPNRPKTYGLGLNFRF
- a CDS encoding TldD/PmbA family protein, producing MNPSVAVKIFEAGRSAGADFVEIFEEETRSSSLGLKDSKIETATAGTDYGIGIRLLYGTEVLYGFTSDDSEEALVNLVKTLAFGRIAAMNGGEGSAAKPFEFAPAKRVCDYNAAAFQDPRVLGQAVKQDFLFRADKTARGISDKIVQVTVGVTDDCTHINLLNSEGLNVEMDRSHLRLSVSVTAADGSERLTSAERPGAIGGYELLANYSPEEMANSAGERVLRMLTAGYIPGGQMPVVMGNGFGGVIFHEACGHPLETESVRRNASPFCGKLGTAIGQPCLTAIDDGTLDGVWGSLKIDDEGTPAQRTTLIENGILKTYMSDRVGAKEVGIGLTGSARRESYKYAPVSRMRNTFIAPGKDSLDDMISSVDYGLYAARMAGGSVNPATGEFNFAVDEGYIIRDGKICEPVRGAALIGKGHEIMPKISMVGSDLELAAGVCGASSGHIPVTVGQPSIKVDQILVGGR